In the genome of Bacillota bacterium, the window CAGTCGACCCTGGCGGCCCACTTGCGGGCCAGGGAGACCGTGGAGATGGCCGTTTCCAGGTGGCCGAAGCCGATCGGCCGGGGTTCCTGGTTGGGGTCGGTCAACCAGTGACCGATCTCGCCGACGGCCCCGTCGCGGCCGCGGTAGAGGCGGCCATCGAGGAGGGCCCCGGCCCCCACGCCGGCGCCGACGTAGACAGCCACCGCATGTTGGACGCCGGCCGCCGCTCCCCGCCACTGCTCGCCCAGGAGAAGGGCGTCGACGTCGTTCTGGACCACCACCGGACAGGCAAAGCGTTCTCTGAGGACCTTCCCGGCCGGCACGTCCTGCCAGTCGAGGGCTGGGGCCAGGCTGACGTTGGCCCCGGCCCGGTCGGGGATGCCGGGTACGGACACTCCGATGCCGACCAGGGGCCCGCGGGATACCCCTTCGGCCTCCTTCAGCCAAGCGATGGTCTCCGCGACCTGGTCGAGGAGGGGCACGCCCATCGCCCGCGGCACTTCGGCCTTGGTCACGATGAGCTCCCCGGCCAGGTCGGCCGCGCCGCCAAGGATCCGGTAGGGAGTGACGTCGAGGCTGATGATGAACCCCGCTCTGGGGTTGAACTGCAGGAGGATCGGGCGACGGCCCCCCGACGAGGTCCCGATACCGATTTCATTGACCCAACCGTCGCCGATCAGCTCAGCCACCGTCCTGGACACGGCAGGCAGGCTGATGCCCGACTTGACGGCGATGTCCGATCGCGATAGCGCCCCCTCTCGCCGGAGAAGGTCGAGGATGAGGGTCCGGTTGATCCGCCGGATGAGCTCAGGTCGGCCGGAGACGATTTGTTCGTCCAGTGTGACGACCCCCAAGGTAGAACCGACTGAGGCTGGGGTGGTGGGGTGGGAATAGGGAACGGCGGCTATGGCAGTGGAAAAGGAGAATCGTTGTGGAGGACTAACTTACTTCTGTTAAGAAAGTATATGATGACGTTCGCGTAATGTTCACGCTTTTCCTCCTGCCCGTCGGTGGGAAGTATCCGACATTTTGCGCGCCCGGAGGGATGGCCGTGGCCGAGTTCTTCATCGGGCTGGATATCGGCGGCCACAGTGCGAAGATCGGGGTCGTCGACGCCCGC includes:
- a CDS encoding ROK family transcriptional regulator; this translates as MGVVTLDEQIVSGRPELIRRINRTLILDLLRREGALSRSDIAVKSGISLPAVSRTVAELIGDGWVNEIGIGTSSGGRRPILLQFNPRAGFIISLDVTPYRILGGAADLAGELIVTKAEVPRAMGVPLLDQVAETIAWLKEAEGVSRGPLVGIGVSVPGIPDRAGANVSLAPALDWQDVPAGKVLRERFACPVVVQNDVDALLLGEQWRGAAAGVQHAVAVYVGAGVGAGALLDGRLYRGRDGAVGEIGHWLTDPNQEPRPIGFGHLETAISTVSLARKWAARVDWKAGSQSDIMTAMAKRSQAGDTVTRELVVETARVIGMVVVNLVAMLNPEIVILGGEIIRLESIVLPVISQMVADHAPYPALVVPAELGDRSALIGAVYGVLQQQRSSVSYVE